A region of the Campylobacter cuniculorum DSM 23162 = LMG 24588 genome:
ATGGACGCAAGCGAAATATTAGACTCCTTTAAAAATGAACTTTCAGAAAGTGAGTATGAAAACTATATCTCTCATCTTAAATTCAATGAAAAATTAAGCAAGGCGGATTTTTTAACTTTCAACGCTCCTAATGAATTTTTAGCTAAATTCATACAAACCAAATATGGTGAAAAAATCGCTTATTTTTATGAAGTACAAAGTGGAAATAAAGCTAAAGTTATCATACAAACTCAAAATCAAAAAACCCCCTCTAAAAGCAATAAAATCAACAAAATCGATATTGCAAATATCAAGATGCAAAGCACAATCTTAAATCCATCTTTCACTTTTGAAAGCTTTGTTGAAGGCTCTTCAAATCGTTATGCTTACGCAACTTGCAAGGCTATAAGCGACAAAGATAACTTAGGAAAACTTTATAATCCGGTTTTTATCTATGGACCCACAGGGCTTGGTAAAACACATTTGCTTCAAGCTGTAGGAAATATTTGCTTAGAAATGGGTAAAAAAGTCATTTATGCCACCAGCGAAAATTTCATTAATGATTTTACTTCAAATTTAAAAAATGGTAGTTTGGAAAAATTTCAAGAAAAATATAGAAGTTGCGATGCTTTATTGATTGATGATGTGCAGTTTTTAGGCAAAACAGATAAAATTCAAGAAGAATTTTTCTTTATTTTTAATGAAGTGAAGAATAAATCCGGACAAATCATAATGACAAGTGATAACCCGCCTAATATGCTCAAAGGCATCACAGAACGACTTAAAAGTCGGTTTGCTAATGGTATTATCGCTGATATTACTCCTCCCGAACTTGATACAAAAATCGCTATCATTCGTAAAAAATGCGATTTTAATGAGGTGCATTTAAATACAGAAGTGATTAATTATATAGCCATTTCTATGGGAGATAATATAAGAGAAATTGAAGGAATGATTACAAATTTAAATGCTTATTCAAGGCTTATCAATCAAGAAATAACCCTCGATATTGCTAAATCTTTAATGAAAGACCATATTAAAGATAAAAAAGAAAATATAAGCATTGGCGATATTTTGACTGCAGTGAGTAAAGAATTTAACATTAAAAGTAGCGATATAAAATCTAATAAAAAAACACAAAATGTCGTAACAGCAAGACGCATTGTTATTTTTCTTGCAAAAGAGCTCACAACTATGTCTATGCCACAACTTGCAATGTTTTTCGATATGAAAGATCATAGTGCAATTTCACATAGTTTTAAAAAAATCAATGAATTGATTTTAGAAAATTTAGAACTTAAAAACAAAATTGAGGAGTTAAAGAACAAAATTTTAACCAAAAGCCAAAGTTAAATGTGAAAAGATGTGAAAAATTTAGAAATTTAAAAAACCATAAAACTATGGTAAAATAAATTTTTGAAACACTTTTTCACATTTTCAACAAACTTATTATTATAATAAAATTTAAAAAATTTAAATAAGGAGAAAAAAATGAAACTTGTCATCAACAAAAATACTTTAGAATCTGCCATACTTTTATGCAATGCTTATGTCGAAAAAAAGGACGCAAGCACAATCACTTCACATTTATACTTTCATGCTGATGAAGACAAACTTACAATCAAAGCAAGTGATTATGAAATAGGAATCAATTATAAAATCAAAAAAATCCGTGTGGAAACTTCGGGTTTTGCAACAGCTAATGCAAAAAATATTGTTGATGTAATTAAAAATCTAAACAATGAAGAAGTAACTTTAGAGACCATTGATAATTTTTTGTTTATTCGTCAAAAAAGCACCAAATATAAATTTCCTATGTTTAATCACGAAGATTTTCCAGAATTTCCAAATACAGAAAATAAAAATAAATTTGATGTTGATTCAAATGATTTAAATCGTTGTCTTAAAAAAATTCTCCCAACTGTGGATACAAATAATCCAAGATATTCACTAAATGGAGCATTTTTAGACATTAAAACAGATAGAATTAATTTCGTAGGAACAGACACAAAAAGATTAGGAATTTCTACCTTAAATAAAAATAACGACAAAGAATTTCATATCAGCATTCCAAAAAAAGCCATCATAGAAATGCAAAAACTTTTTTATGAAAAGATTGAAATTTTTTATGATGAAAACATTTTAATTGCTAAAAACGAAAATTTTGAATTCTTTACCAAACTCATCAATGACAAATTCCCAGATTATGAAAAAGTCATTCCTAAGCAATTTAAACAAGAATTCACTTTCAAAACAGAAGACTTCATAGATTCTTTAAAAAAAATCAATGTCTTAACCGAAAAAATGAAACTTTATTTCAATAAAAATAAAATCATCTTTGAGGGCATTAGTCTTGATAATATGGAAGCTAAAACAGAGCTTGAGTTAGAATTAGACATTAAAGAAGAATTTGCTTTAATCATTAAAATTAAATACTTATTAGACTTTTTAAGCTCTATAGAAGAAGAGGAATTTAAGATTAAAATCAATGAACCAAATCTTGCTTTTATGGTAAGTTCTTTAGGGCTTGAAGTCATTATTATGCCTATGGTTTTATAAGGAAAATGAATGGAAAATTACGGCGAAGGTAACATTAAAGTTTTAAAAGGTTTAGAGGCGGTTAGGAAACGTCCGGGCATGTATATAGGAGATACAAATATCAATGGACTTCATCATATGATTTATGAAGTTGTGGATAATTCTATCGATGAAGCTATGGTTGGATATTGTGATGAAATTGAGATTGAAATTACAAATGAAGGAAGCTGTATTGTTAGAGATAACGGACGCGGAATTCCCGTTGGACTTCATCCTACAGAAAAAATTCCTACTTTAACTGTGGTTTTAACCGTTCTTCATGCGGGTGGAAAATTTGATAAAGACACTTATAAGGTTTCAGGAGGATTGCACGGAGTGGGTGTTTCAGTTGTGAATGCACTTTCAAAAAAACTCGTCGCTACCGTGCAAAGAGAGGGTGGAATTTATCGCCAAGAATTTGCACAAGGTAAAGCAACGAGTGAGCTTGAAAAAATCGCTTCAAGCAAGAAAAGTGGAACAACGATAGAATTTTTTCCCGATGAGAGCATTTTTGAAATTACAGAATTTGATTATGAAATTCTAGCAAAGAGATTTAAAGAACTTGCTTATCTTAATCCAAAAATCACTATAAAATTTAAAGACAGACGCATAGAAAAAGAAGAAATTTTTCATTTTGAGGGCGGAATTTCTCAATTTGTCAGTGATTTAAACAAAAAAGAAGCCTTAACCAAAGCTATATCTTTTAATGTAAATGAAGAAGATGTTAATGTTGAAGTGGCTTTGCTTTATAATGATAGTTATACTGAAAATTTACTTTCTTTTGTCAATAATATCAAAACTCCCGATGGAGGCACACACGAATCAGGCTTTAGAATGGGACTTACACGAGTCATAAGCAATTATATCGAAGCAAATGCAAGTGCAAGGGAAAAGGATTCTAAAATCACAGGAGATGATGTCAAAGAAGGGCTTATAGCTGTTGTGAGTGTAAAAGTGCCAGAACCGCAATTTGAAGGGCAAACCAAAGGAAAATTAGGTTCAAGTTATGTGCGTCCTATTGTTTCAAAGGCAAGTTTTGATTATTTAAGCAAATATTTTGAAGAAAATCCTATCGAAGCAAAAGCGATTATGAATAAAGCTTTAATGGCAGCTAGAGGCAGAGAAGCTGCGAAAAAAGCAAGGGAACTCACACGAAAAAAAGAGGGTTTGAGTGTGGGAACTTTGCCGGGAAAATTAGCGGATTGTCAAAGTAAAGACCCGATTGAGAGTGAAATTTATCTTGTCGAGGGAGATAGTGCAGGAGGTTCCGCAAAACAAGGACGCGAAAGGGCTTATCAAGCGATTTTACCTTTGAGAGGTAAAATTTTAAATGTAGAAAAAGCAAGACTTGATAAAATCCTAAAATCAGAAGAAATTAAAAATATGATTACAGCTTTTGGCTGTGGCATAGGAGATGAATTTGATATTTCAAAGTTAAGGTATCATAAAATCATCATTATGACAGATGCAGATGTTGATGGCTCACACATACAAACTCTACTTTTAACTTTCTTTTTTCGTTTTATGAATGAACTTGTGGTAAATGGACACATTTACCTTGCACAGCCACCGCTTTATCGCTATAAAAAGGGACAAAAAAAAGAAATTTATCTCAAAGATGAAAAAGCTTTAAATGATTTTTTGATTGAAACAGGCATTGAAAGTTCAAATTATGAGGGCATAGGGCTTAATGATTTAAAAGACTTTCTAAAACTTGTAGCAGCTTATCGTAGAATTTTAAAAGAGCTTGAAAAAAGATTTAGTATGATTGAGCTCATTCGGTATTTGATTGAAAATCAAGAATTAAGAAAAAATTCTCATTCCGAGCTCTTTACAATACTAAAAAAATTCCTTGAAAACAAAGGGTATAATATACTCAACCATTCAATCGATGAGGATAAAATTCAAATTTTTGTCCAAACTCCAAATGGTTTAGAGGAACTCATCATCAATGAGGAATTATTCACGCATCCACTCTATGAAGAAGCCCTTTTCATTTCTGAAAAAATCAAAGAAAGAGATTTAAATTTTCAAAGAGATATTTTTGAAATTTTAGATGAAGTCGAAAAGAATTCTAAAAAAGGAGCTTATATCCAAAGGTATAAAGGTTTGGGTGAAATGAATCCTGAACAACTTTGGGAAACAACTATGGATCCAAGCATAAGAAGACTTCTTAAAATCAATGTAGAAAACGCACAAAGTGCAAGTGATACTTTCAATCTCTTTATGGGTGATGAGGTTGAGCCAAGAAGAGATTATATCCAAGCCCATGCAAAAGATGTAAAACACTTAGATATTTAATGCACACGTTAAAATATGTTAATGGTGGTTCTATGCGTAAAAATCAAGGCAATGTCTTTGATGAATATTTCACAAAGCCTGAAATTTCAAAAATTCTTTTTGAAAAGACCAAAGAGATTATTTCTCAATATGAAAATTTAGAAAAATTCACTTGGCTTGAACCAAGTGTCGGCGATGGTTGTTTCTATAAACTCTTACCAGAAAAAAGAATAGGAATTGACATTCATAAAACCGCTTTTGATACCTTAGAGCTGAATTATTTGGAATTTAAATTACCCAAAAAACCGCTCATTGTCATAGGCAATCCCCCTTTTGGTCATCGTGGTGTTTTAGCTTTAGAATTTATCAATCATTCTCAAAACGCTGATTTTGTCGCTTTCATTTTACCTATGTTTTTCCAAAGTTTAGGCAAAGGCTCAATCCGCTATCGCGTGAGAGACTTTCATCTGCTCTATGAAGAGACCCTGCCTCACAATGCGTTTTATCTTAGCAATGGTAAAGACAAAGATGTGAAAACCTGCTTTCAAATTTGGAGCAAAAATTATAAAAATCCAAAAAATGAATTCAGCTGGTACAGACAAAAAGAAAAGCAAGAACCTTTTGCAAAGATTCTCAAGGTCGTTACCGTGTCTCTTGCAAAAAATCGCGAATGTGGCAAGGAGTGGATTTTTCACAAAAAACCTAATTTTTATCTCTCTTCTACCTTTTTTAAAGAAAATTCTGTGGTAAAAGATTTTTCAGAAGTTAAATATAAAAGTGGTGTGGCGATTATTTATGCACAAAACGCTCCAAAACAAAGGCTTAATAGAATCTTTTTAAAAGCCGATTGGAACAAATACAGCTCCTTAGCAACAAATGGTTGCAGACACATAGGCAAATCGCATATTTTTCAACTCCTTGCGGATTCTGGATTTGTAGATGATTAAAGAGCTTTTATTAAAAATTATTGAAGAAAAGCATAAAGAGTTACAAGCTTTTAAACAAAGTGGAATCTTTGATAAAATTAAGGATTTTGAAGGTAATGCTATAGGGCAAATTGGTGAAAAATTCATTAAGGAGCTTTTCAAAAAAATCAGTATTCCTATTGATAATAACAAAGAAATCATACATGATGAATTTGATTTGCTTTCTAATGATAAAAAAATAGAAATTAAAACTGCAAGAAAAGGACTTAAAAACGATACCTTTCAATTTAATGGAATCAAGGCAAAATACAATTATGATTATATTATCTTACTCGGTATAACTTATGATGATATATATTATTATATTATTGATAAAAAACAATATTATAAGTATGATCATAAAAAGAGAAAAGAATTCATTAAAATTGGCGAAAAAGATAAACAATTAGTATCAATGAATCCGGGGAATACGGTCAATTATAAACTCACTCTAAAATTAGATGAATTAAAACCAAGCAAGGATTTAATTGAGGAATTAAGAATATTGTTTCTATAAACTCCTACCAGAAAAAACAATCTAAAAAACTCAAAACTTTACTAGAAAAGGTTTTAGAATTTTGACAAAATCTC
Encoded here:
- the dnaN gene encoding DNA polymerase III subunit beta — encoded protein: MKLVINKNTLESAILLCNAYVEKKDASTITSHLYFHADEDKLTIKASDYEIGINYKIKKIRVETSGFATANAKNIVDVIKNLNNEEVTLETIDNFLFIRQKSTKYKFPMFNHEDFPEFPNTENKNKFDVDSNDLNRCLKKILPTVDTNNPRYSLNGAFLDIKTDRINFVGTDTKRLGISTLNKNNDKEFHISIPKKAIIEMQKLFYEKIEIFYDENILIAKNENFEFFTKLINDKFPDYEKVIPKQFKQEFTFKTEDFIDSLKKINVLTEKMKLYFNKNKIIFEGISLDNMEAKTELELELDIKEEFALIIKIKYLLDFLSSIEEEEFKIKINEPNLAFMVSSLGLEVIIMPMVL
- the dnaA gene encoding chromosomal replication initiator protein DnaA gives rise to the protein MDASEILDSFKNELSESEYENYISHLKFNEKLSKADFLTFNAPNEFLAKFIQTKYGEKIAYFYEVQSGNKAKVIIQTQNQKTPSKSNKINKIDIANIKMQSTILNPSFTFESFVEGSSNRYAYATCKAISDKDNLGKLYNPVFIYGPTGLGKTHLLQAVGNICLEMGKKVIYATSENFINDFTSNLKNGSLEKFQEKYRSCDALLIDDVQFLGKTDKIQEEFFFIFNEVKNKSGQIIMTSDNPPNMLKGITERLKSRFANGIIADITPPELDTKIAIIRKKCDFNEVHLNTEVINYIAISMGDNIREIEGMITNLNAYSRLINQEITLDIAKSLMKDHIKDKKENISIGDILTAVSKEFNIKSSDIKSNKKTQNVVTARRIVIFLAKELTTMSMPQLAMFFDMKDHSAISHSFKKINELILENLELKNKIEELKNKILTKSQS
- the gyrB gene encoding DNA topoisomerase (ATP-hydrolyzing) subunit B; amino-acid sequence: MENYGEGNIKVLKGLEAVRKRPGMYIGDTNINGLHHMIYEVVDNSIDEAMVGYCDEIEIEITNEGSCIVRDNGRGIPVGLHPTEKIPTLTVVLTVLHAGGKFDKDTYKVSGGLHGVGVSVVNALSKKLVATVQREGGIYRQEFAQGKATSELEKIASSKKSGTTIEFFPDESIFEITEFDYEILAKRFKELAYLNPKITIKFKDRRIEKEEIFHFEGGISQFVSDLNKKEALTKAISFNVNEEDVNVEVALLYNDSYTENLLSFVNNIKTPDGGTHESGFRMGLTRVISNYIEANASAREKDSKITGDDVKEGLIAVVSVKVPEPQFEGQTKGKLGSSYVRPIVSKASFDYLSKYFEENPIEAKAIMNKALMAARGREAAKKARELTRKKEGLSVGTLPGKLADCQSKDPIESEIYLVEGDSAGGSAKQGRERAYQAILPLRGKILNVEKARLDKILKSEEIKNMITAFGCGIGDEFDISKLRYHKIIIMTDADVDGSHIQTLLLTFFFRFMNELVVNGHIYLAQPPLYRYKKGQKKEIYLKDEKALNDFLIETGIESSNYEGIGLNDLKDFLKLVAAYRRILKELEKRFSMIELIRYLIENQELRKNSHSELFTILKKFLENKGYNILNHSIDEDKIQIFVQTPNGLEELIINEELFTHPLYEEALFISEKIKERDLNFQRDIFEILDEVEKNSKKGAYIQRYKGLGEMNPEQLWETTMDPSIRRLLKINVENAQSASDTFNLFMGDEVEPRRDYIQAHAKDVKHLDI